A genome region from Clostridium pasteurianum includes the following:
- a CDS encoding HNH endonuclease has protein sequence MISIKLKNKKENIEKIFWDWFYKYHLKEFLEILSNDVVLQNLIFGHEGKYLIWENDIYKYKKNDYAVLKKFFFSSPEEHFKYCKKMKKKNMKINNDSETFFYHRYENFRKTQIPKIIEILGIHTCPYCNRNFIDVYYDKKSTKPNKFNGDIDHYFPKSKYSYLALCLYNLIPSCKTCNHEKADLDKINFQPFHPYMDDDSTYRFKTDFDLESEITDFDYLYGLSEKFNIKISDYLGGNKANSIEESISTFHLDDKYKNMTLFAKNIIRKAYIYNNDYLKDFISQCKNILTKEEVIKILFDYDGENFLDKPLSKFKSDLMKEFDVI, from the coding sequence ATGATAAGTATTAAATTAAAAAATAAAAAAGAAAATATTGAAAAGATATTTTGGGATTGGTTTTATAAATATCATTTAAAAGAATTTTTAGAGATCCTAAGTAATGATGTTGTTTTGCAAAACCTTATATTTGGACATGAAGGAAAATATTTGATTTGGGAAAATGATATTTATAAATATAAAAAAAATGATTATGCAGTTTTAAAAAAGTTTTTCTTTTCATCACCAGAAGAGCATTTTAAATATTGCAAAAAAATGAAAAAGAAAAATATGAAAATAAACAATGATTCAGAAACGTTTTTTTACCACAGATATGAGAATTTTAGAAAAACACAAATACCTAAAATAATTGAAATATTAGGTATTCATACGTGCCCGTATTGTAATAGAAATTTTATAGATGTATATTACGATAAAAAATCTACAAAGCCAAATAAATTTAATGGGGATATAGATCATTACTTTCCCAAATCTAAGTATAGCTATTTAGCATTATGCCTTTATAATCTTATACCTTCATGTAAGACATGCAATCATGAGAAAGCAGACCTAGATAAAATAAATTTTCAGCCATTTCATCCATATATGGATGATGATAGCACTTATCGATTTAAAACTGATTTTGACTTAGAATCAGAGATAACTGATTTCGATTACTTATATGGATTATCTGAAAAATTTAATATTAAAATATCTGATTATCTTGGTGGAAATAAAGCAAATAGTATAGAAGAATCAATATCTACATTTCATTTAGATGATAAGTACAAGAATATGACTTTATTTGCAAAAAACATAATCAGAAAAGCATATATTTATAATAATGATTATCTTAAGGATTTTATTAGCCAGTGTAAAAATATATTAACCAAAGAAGAAGTAATCAAGATTTTGTTTGATTACGATGGAGAAAATTTTTTGGATAAGCCTTTGTCAAAATTTAAATCTGATTTGATGAAGGAATTCGACGTTATATAA